A window of Mangifera indica cultivar Alphonso chromosome 11, CATAS_Mindica_2.1, whole genome shotgun sequence contains these coding sequences:
- the LOC123228820 gene encoding pentatricopeptide repeat-containing protein At1g71490-like, translated as MNGIPKDSVSLRRILFLTQKCMPNKWKESFKRLDVPNKCPCISGDEYMMDDLVASLKDFSSQGLLGKAFKTFSLIRLHASSRDSYFNILLSISSLLLCCNKVKALRQGKQLHGCVFSLGLEQHPILVPKMVTFYSTFNLVIDAHVVVDHSSILHPLPWNILISLYVRNGLFAEALGAYKQMGSRGVRADSFTYPSVLKACGEMMDLGFGREVHKSINSCDEQSLFVNNALVSMYGKFGEFGVARRLFDEMLERDAVTWNTMISCYASRGMWEEAFELFEKMQKEGIELNIITWNTIAGGCLRTGNFKGALELLSQIRTHGAHLDSVAMIIGLGACSHIGAIKLGKEIHGSAIRCSCDEFDNFRNALITMYTRCRDLRHAYTIFQLIETKSIITWNSLLSGYAHMDRSEEASFIFREMLLSEIEPNYVTIASILPLCARVANLQHGKEFHCYLMRREIFKDYLLPWNSLVDMYARSGKVVEAKRVFDLMCTRDEVTYTSLIAGYGIQGEGQVALKLFEEMNKFQIKPDHVTMVAVLSACSHSGLVVEGQRLFEEMLTIYGISPRLEHFACMVDLFGRAGLLNKAKEIINKMPYKPTPAMWATLLGACRIHGNTNIGEWAAEKLLETRTENSGYYVLIANMYAAAGSWNKLAKVRTFMRDLGVRKAPGIAWVDVGSGFSSFLVGDTSNLKAKEIYPLLDGLTGLMKDVGYSGEELTSDDDAIEGIG; from the coding sequence ATGAATGGGATTCCCAAAGACAGTGTGAGCTTGAGGAGAATTTTGTTTCTAACCCAAAAATGTATGCCTAATAAATGGAAAGAAAGTTTTAAACGACTGGATGTTCCAAACAAATGCCCATGTATTTCCGGTGATGAATATATGATGGATGACCTTGTTGCATCGCTGAAGGACTTTTCAAGCCAAGGACTTTTGGGTAAAGCATTCAAAACTTTTTCTCTTATACGTCTTCATGCTTCCTCTAGAGATAgctatttcaatattttactttctatttcttcacttttattatgttgtaatAAGGTTAAAGCACTCAGGCAGGGTAAACAACTTCATGGTTGTGTATTCTCATTGGGGTTAGAACAACATCCCATTTTGGTTCCAAAGATGGTTACTTTTTACTCGACGTTTAATTTAGTTATAGATGCTCATGTTGTTGTTGACCATTCAAGCATATTGCACCCTTTACCATGGAATATTCTTATATCTTTGTATGTTAGAAATGGGTTATTTGCGGAGGCTTTGGGTGCTTATAAACAAATGGGAAGTAGGGGGGTTAGAGCTGATAGTTTTACATACCCATCTGTTCTCAAGGCTTGTGGTGAAATGATGGACTTGGGATTTGGAAGGGAGGTCCACAAGTCTATTAATTCTTGTGATGAACAGAGTTTGTTTGTTAATAATGCATTGGTTTCCATGTATGGGAAATTTGGTGAATTTGGGGTTGCACGCCGGTTATTTGATGAAATGCTTGAGAGGGATGCTGTTACTTGGAACACCATGATCTCTTGCTATGCTTCCAGGGGCATGTGGGAGGAGGCTTTTGAGCTTTTTGAGAAAATGCAGAAGGAGGgtattgaattgaatattataacTTGGAATACTATAGCTGGTGGTTGTTTGCGGACAGGCAATTTCAAGGGAGCTCTTGAGTTGCTCTCCCAGATCAGAACTCATGGTGCTCATTTGGATTCAGTTGCCATGATTATCGGCTTAGGGGCTTGTTCCCACATTGGTGCCATTAAATTGGGTAAAGAGATTCATGGTTCTGCTATTCGATGTAGTTGTGATGAGTTTGATAATTTTAGAAATGCATTGATTACTATGTATACAAGGTGTAGAGACCTTAGGCATGCCTATACAATATTTCAGTTGATAGAAACAAAAAGTATTATTACTTGGAACTCATTGCTTTCTGGTTATGCTCACATGGACAGATCTGAGGAAGCTTCCTTCATATTTAGAGAGATGCTGCTTTCTGAGATTGAACCAAATTATGTGACAATTGCAAGCATTCTTCCTCTTTGTGCTAGAGTTGCTAATCTACAACATGGCAAGGAGTTCCATTGCTACCTTATGAGGCGTGAAATCTTTAAGGACTATCTGTTACCATGGAATTCTCTTGTGGACATGTATGCAAGATCTGGAAAAGTTGTGGAAGCTAAAAGAGTATTTGATTTGATGTGCACACGAGATGAAGTGACTTATACTTCCTTGATTGCTGGATATGGGATTCAGGGAGAGGGGCAAGTTGCACTAAAACTATTTGAAGAGATGAACAAGTTTCAAATCAAACCGGACCATGTTACCATGGTTGCAGTTCTATCAGCTTGTAGCCATTCAGGTTTAGTAGTTGAAGGTCAAAGGTTGTTTGAAGAGATGTTGACTATTTATGGTATATCACCTCGTCTAGAGCACTTTGCTTGTATGGTTGATCTCTTTGGGAGAGCTGGTTTGTTGAATAAAGCAAAagaaatcataaacaaaatgCCTTACAAACCTACACCTGCCATGTGGGCTACTCTGTTAGGAGCTTGTCGTATACATGGAAATACAAATATTGGAGAATGGGCAGCTGAGAAATTGTTAGAAACGAGGACAGAAAATTCAGGTTATTATGTATTGATTGCTAATATGTATGCTGCTGCTGGTAGTTGGAACAAGCTTGCAAAAGTGAGGACTTTCATGAGGGACTTGGGTGTGAGAAAAGCTCCAGGCATTGCTTGGGTTGATGTGGGCTCtggtttttcttcctttttggtGGGGGATACATCAAACCTCAAGGCAAAAGAGATTTATCCTTTATTAGATGGATTGACTGGGCTAATGAAAGATGTTGGATATTCTGGAGAGGAACTTACTTCTGATGATGATGCTATTGAAGGAATAGGATGA